The sequence AGGAGATGAGTAGGATATCAAGCTAACCATATTTTCATTCGATGACGTTAGGATGACGGTTTTTGAACAGGATAGATTTAGAGGTATTTAAAAGATGAAACAGATTCCGATGACGGTACGTGGCGCAGATAAACTGCGTGAAGAACTGGATTTTTTAAAAGGCGTTCGTCGCCCTAAAATTATTTCTGATATTGCCACTGCCCGTGAGCATGGCGATTTGAAAGAAAATGCGGAATATCACGCAGCCCGCGAACAGCAAGGGTTCTGTGAAGGCCGTATTCAAGAAATTGAAGCAAAGCTCTCCAATGCGCAGGTGATTGATATCACTAAAATGCCAAATAATGGGCGCGTTATTTTTGGTGCCACGGTTCGTGTCTTAAATGTGGATATCGAAGAGGAGCAGCAGTATCGGATTGTGGGTGATGATGAAGCTGATTTTAAGCAAAATCTTATTTCAGTTAACTCACCTATCGCTCGTGGCCTGATTGGTAAGGAAGTCGATGACGTCGTTGTTATTCGAACTCCAGGCGGCGAAGTAGAATATGAAATTCTTAGCGTGGATTATGTGTAATACTTGTTCATCTGAGCAGATATTTCGCATTATTTCTCAAAAATGAAGTTGTAAAGAAAAGTAAAAGGCCGCATGCG comes from Yersinia bercovieri ATCC 43970 and encodes:
- the greA gene encoding transcription elongation factor GreA, giving the protein MKQIPMTVRGADKLREELDFLKGVRRPKIISDIATAREHGDLKENAEYHAAREQQGFCEGRIQEIEAKLSNAQVIDITKMPNNGRVIFGATVRVLNVDIEEEQQYRIVGDDEADFKQNLISVNSPIARGLIGKEVDDVVVIRTPGGEVEYEILSVDYV